From Schaalia sp. ZJ405, one genomic window encodes:
- a CDS encoding HAD-IIA family hydrolase has product MISPAAEPLPLEDMPPISAWMTDMDGVLVKENRALPGATEFLGALREYGCPFLVLTNNSIFTNRDLSARLARSGLDVPEDHIWTSANATAAFLKQQSPNSSAFVIGEAGLTTALHGAGYIMTDTDPEYVVLGEVRSYDFVALTHAVRLIEKGAKFIATNPDVSGPSDQGTLPATGSIAAMISAATGKRPYFVGKPNPVMIRAGLNKIGVHSEDAAMVGDRMDTDVQAGVEAGLRTFLVLSGSTSRDHIEEYPFRPFDVYDGIGNLVPLVTGEEG; this is encoded by the coding sequence ATGATTTCACCTGCCGCAGAGCCTCTCCCCCTTGAAGATATGCCCCCAATTTCCGCCTGGATGACGGACATGGACGGTGTGCTTGTCAAGGAAAATCGCGCCCTCCCCGGAGCTACCGAATTCCTCGGTGCACTACGAGAGTACGGCTGCCCCTTCCTCGTCTTGACGAATAATTCGATCTTCACTAATCGCGACCTGTCTGCCCGTCTCGCACGCTCTGGACTTGACGTTCCCGAAGACCACATCTGGACCAGCGCTAACGCCACCGCGGCGTTCCTCAAGCAGCAGTCACCAAACTCATCGGCGTTCGTCATCGGTGAAGCCGGACTGACAACCGCTTTGCACGGCGCCGGATACATCATGACTGACACCGACCCCGAGTACGTTGTCCTCGGTGAGGTGCGTTCCTACGATTTTGTTGCCCTCACCCACGCGGTTCGTCTCATTGAAAAAGGCGCGAAGTTCATCGCGACAAACCCCGACGTGTCCGGACCGTCAGATCAGGGAACCCTGCCGGCAACCGGGTCGATCGCGGCGATGATTTCCGCTGCAACGGGTAAGCGCCCCTACTTCGTGGGTAAGCCGAATCCGGTGATGATTCGGGCGGGTCTGAATAAGATCGGCGTTCACTCCGAAGACGCCGCAATGGTCGGAGACCGTATGGACACCGACGTTCAAGCTGGTGTTGAAGCTGGTTTGCGGACCTTCCTTGTTCTGTCGGGTTCAACATCGCGCGACCATATCGAGGAGTATCCTTTCCGTCCCTTCGATGTGTACGACGGCATCGGCAATCTCGTTCCGCTGGTCACCGGCGAGGAAGGCTAA